The following coding sequences lie in one Enterococcus sp. 9E7_DIV0242 genomic window:
- a CDS encoding YitT family protein, whose product MGKSLTLHKRSELIKKILVIILTGFTGAMGLNMFLIPAQVFSAGMNGMAQILATLLYNHLSITIDTGLFIFLLNLPVFALGFWKLGKEATIFSFVNVAVASAITMILPVYTVTDNPLMNAIVGGVLIGIGAGLSLKMGFTTGGMDIVSLVLSRTTGNTVGKYIFALNSIIVAIAGFLFNWESALYTIISIYCMTQVIDALHTSHQKVTAMIITTNPDRVVQGISEQMVRGMTLLPSIGGYSKAEGRMIMMVITRYELYDLEQIVHSIDENAFMNIVPTQTVLGRFANEDEQRFFKNNGSFPEMKRHRIK is encoded by the coding sequence ATGGGGAAAAGTCTTACACTACATAAACGTTCGGAGCTGATCAAAAAGATTTTAGTTATTATTTTGACTGGCTTTACGGGGGCAATGGGGTTGAATATGTTTTTGATTCCTGCACAGGTTTTTTCAGCAGGGATGAACGGAATGGCACAAATTTTAGCGACATTATTATACAATCATTTATCTATTACTATCGATACCGGGTTATTCATTTTTCTATTGAACTTACCGGTTTTTGCATTGGGTTTTTGGAAATTAGGGAAAGAAGCAACAATTTTCAGCTTTGTCAACGTGGCGGTTGCCTCAGCAATTACGATGATTTTGCCCGTCTATACGGTGACGGATAATCCTCTGATGAACGCGATTGTTGGTGGCGTATTAATTGGTATTGGTGCCGGACTTTCTTTGAAGATGGGATTTACCACAGGGGGAATGGATATCGTCTCTTTGGTTTTGTCTAGAACAACAGGCAACACGGTTGGAAAATATATATTTGCTTTGAATAGTATCATCGTAGCGATTGCGGGCTTTTTATTTAACTGGGAGAGTGCGCTATATACAATCATTTCGATTTACTGCATGACTCAGGTCATCGATGCACTGCATACGAGTCATCAAAAGGTTACGGCGATGATCATTACTACGAATCCAGACAGAGTCGTTCAAGGAATCTCAGAGCAGATGGTACGCGGAATGACACTGCTGCCATCGATCGGGGGCTATTCTAAAGCGGAAGGACGTATGATCATGATGGTTATTACACGCTATGAGCTATATGACTTAGAACAGATCGTCCATTCGATCGATGAAAATGCGTTTATGAATATTGTTCCTACTCAGACTGTTTTAGGTCGCTTTGCTAATGAGGATGAGCAGCGATTTTTCAAAAATAATGGCAGTTTCCCAGAGATGAAAAGACATCGGATCAAATAA
- a CDS encoding DUF4303 domain-containing protein has translation MTMDQKELFKNELICCMPKLVEEILLYLPEQQVYGISFLTTDDFYGMYVGFNTKEFMEEQIKKESANEYQRWMPTEWPFSDEELPTDFNKELYKNLVEIIDHNKETDFMRPSDGKWAFALFLIEAINEAVRAIPKETFTEHGYEQNSIVFSVTMSDGDYMDEMFLDSLKKMNKDSLIMELLETLEN, from the coding sequence ATGACTATGGATCAAAAAGAACTATTTAAGAATGAATTGATTTGCTGTATGCCCAAACTCGTTGAGGAAATCTTGTTGTATCTTCCTGAACAGCAGGTATATGGCATTTCTTTTTTAACGACAGATGATTTTTATGGAATGTATGTGGGCTTCAATACAAAAGAATTTATGGAAGAGCAGATCAAGAAGGAGTCAGCGAATGAGTATCAACGTTGGATGCCGACAGAATGGCCATTTTCCGATGAAGAGCTGCCCACAGATTTTAATAAGGAACTGTACAAGAATTTAGTGGAAATCATTGATCACAATAAGGAAACCGATTTCATGCGGCCTTCTGATGGGAAATGGGCATTTGCTTTGTTCTTGATCGAGGCGATAAATGAGGCCGTTCGTGCGATTCCTAAAGAGACATTTACAGAGCATGGGTATGAACAGAACAGCATCGTTTTTTCTGTTACGATGTCAGATGGCGACTATATGGATGAAATGTTTCTTGACTCGCTCAAAAAAATGAACAAGGATAGTCTGATAATGGAGTTGCTTGAAACGCTGGAAAATTAG
- a CDS encoding UDP-N-acetylglucosamine 1-carboxyvinyltransferase, producing MKKIVINGNRPLSGEVCISGAKNSAVALIPAAILADSPVTLDGVPDIQDVHSLIEILEIMGAKTTFENNTLVIDPTEIVSVPMPTGKINSLRASYYFMGSLLGKFGEGVVGLPGGCYLGPRPIDLHIKGFEALGATVNNEHGAMYLRTDHGLTGTRIFMDMVSIGATINVMLAAVKAEGKTIIENAAREPEIIDVATLLNNMGAKIRGAGTDIIRIEGVTELHGCRHSIIPDRIEAGTYLSIAAAMGQGVKVRNVIYEHLESFIAKLQELGVKMTIEEDMIEVHPSEDLKMINVKTYPYPGFATDLQQPLTPLLLKATGTGQVMDTIYAQRTKHIPELVRMGASASVEGNMIVLNGPAKLHGAEVVASDLRAGACLVIAGLMAEGTTTIYNVEYILRGYDHIIEKLTALGADIQMIETENELEVNQ from the coding sequence ATGAAAAAAATAGTAATAAATGGTAATCGTCCCTTATCAGGAGAAGTATGTATCAGTGGTGCAAAAAACAGTGCAGTTGCGTTGATTCCAGCTGCAATCTTAGCTGATTCACCGGTTACTTTAGATGGTGTTCCTGATATTCAGGATGTTCACTCTCTTATTGAGATTTTAGAAATCATGGGTGCAAAAACCACATTTGAAAATAATACATTAGTAATCGATCCAACAGAGATTGTCTCTGTGCCGATGCCTACTGGAAAAATAAATAGTTTACGAGCTTCTTATTATTTCATGGGTTCTTTATTAGGTAAATTTGGAGAAGGAGTTGTCGGGTTGCCAGGCGGATGTTATCTGGGCCCGCGTCCAATCGATTTGCATATCAAAGGATTTGAAGCACTAGGTGCTACAGTGAACAATGAGCATGGTGCGATGTACTTACGAACAGATCATGGCTTGACAGGTACCAGAATCTTTATGGATATGGTTTCTATTGGGGCAACAATCAATGTGATGCTAGCTGCAGTAAAAGCAGAAGGCAAAACAATTATTGAAAATGCCGCACGTGAGCCTGAAATCATCGATGTTGCCACTCTATTGAATAATATGGGTGCGAAAATCAGAGGTGCAGGCACAGATATCATCCGAATCGAAGGCGTTACAGAATTACATGGTTGCCGTCATTCCATTATTCCAGATCGAATTGAAGCTGGAACGTATTTGTCTATTGCTGCGGCAATGGGACAAGGTGTTAAGGTTCGCAACGTGATTTATGAGCATCTGGAAAGCTTTATTGCTAAATTACAGGAGTTAGGTGTGAAAATGACGATTGAGGAAGATATGATCGAGGTTCATCCTTCTGAAGATCTAAAGATGATCAATGTCAAAACTTACCCTTATCCGGGATTTGCAACAGATTTGCAACAGCCGTTGACACCATTACTTTTGAAAGCAACCGGAACGGGTCAAGTAATGGACACTATTTATGCACAACGGACGAAGCATATACCTGAGCTTGTCAGAATGGGTGCCAGTGCATCTGTAGAAGGAAATATGATTGTATTGAATGGTCCAGCTAAACTCCATGGAGCAGAGGTTGTTGCATCTGATTTACGCGCTGGTGCTTGTTTAGTGATTGCGGGCTTGATGGCTGAAGGGACAACAACCATTTATAATGTAGAATATATTTTGCGTGGATATGACCATATTATTGAAAAATTGACTGCTTTAGGAGCAGATATTCAAATGATAGAAACAGAAAATGAACTTGAGGTGAACCAATGA
- a CDS encoding type B 50S ribosomal protein L31: protein MKQEIHPDYHPVVFMDSTTGFKFLSGSTKNTQETVEWEDGNTYPLIRVEVTSDSHPFYTGRQKFTQADGRVDRFNKKYGLKDANAGE from the coding sequence ATGAAACAAGAAATTCATCCAGATTACCATCCAGTAGTATTTATGGATTCAACTACTGGTTTCAAATTCTTGTCAGGTTCTACAAAGAACACACAAGAAACAGTTGAATGGGAAGACGGAAACACTTACCCACTGATTCGTGTGGAGGTTACCTCTGACTCTCATCCATTCTATACTGGACGTCAAAAATTCACTCAAGCAGACGGACGTGTGGACCGCTTCAACAAGAAATACGGTCTCAAAGACGCAAACGCTGGCGAGTAA
- a CDS encoding phosphodiester glycosidase family protein, whose protein sequence is MRYVAKILSKKYLWAISVGVCLTGAATAVLLDTFVLSRRISVEAVQAVIIDSEDSTNEELDSSVESAVNTTETAVLTEPVITDTSYKDDQLDISITTVREYETEIYLVDIQVSDANALKAAFAENSYGRNIKETTSQMAEENQAVLAINGDYYGFRNKGFVVRNGVLYRDTVNERTEALVIDSNGDFTIVEEEQSSAQELVENGAQQILSFGPALIQNGEISVTEEEEVGQAMQSNPRTAIGQIGENHYMIIVADGRTEESEGLSLYELAEVFQNAGTSVAYNLDGGGSSTLWFNGQVINQPTEKGTGERSVSDILYFN, encoded by the coding sequence ATGAGGTATGTTGCGAAGATTCTGTCAAAAAAATATCTTTGGGCCATTAGTGTTGGTGTTTGTCTAACAGGTGCAGCTACTGCGGTATTACTGGATACATTCGTTCTTTCACGCAGAATAAGTGTTGAAGCTGTACAAGCTGTCATTATTGATTCTGAGGATTCAACCAATGAGGAGTTAGACTCTTCCGTTGAGAGCGCAGTAAATACAACAGAAACAGCAGTGCTTACTGAGCCTGTAATCACAGATACAAGCTATAAAGATGACCAGCTGGACATCTCGATAACGACAGTTCGAGAATATGAAACGGAAATCTATCTTGTTGATATTCAAGTCAGCGATGCAAATGCATTAAAAGCAGCTTTTGCTGAAAATTCTTATGGAAGGAATATCAAAGAGACGACCTCACAAATGGCGGAAGAAAATCAGGCAGTCCTGGCAATCAACGGAGACTATTATGGTTTTAGAAACAAGGGATTTGTCGTGAGGAATGGGGTTCTTTATCGTGATACTGTAAATGAGAGAACAGAGGCACTGGTCATTGATAGTAATGGTGATTTCACTATCGTCGAAGAGGAACAGTCCTCGGCTCAGGAATTAGTAGAAAACGGCGCACAGCAAATTTTATCTTTTGGTCCTGCACTGATTCAAAATGGCGAGATTTCAGTTACCGAAGAAGAAGAAGTTGGTCAAGCAATGCAAAGCAATCCACGAACAGCGATCGGTCAAATTGGCGAGAATCATTATATGATTATTGTAGCCGATGGTCGAACCGAAGAAAGTGAAGGGCTCTCTCTTTATGAACTGGCAGAAGTTTTTCAAAACGCCGGTACTTCTGTTGCTTATAACTTGGATGGGGGCGGTTCATCAACCTTATGGTTTAATGGACAGGTCATTAACCAGCCAACGGAAAAAGGGACTGGTGAACGTTCAGTCAGTGATATTCTATATTTCAATTAG
- a CDS encoding class II fructose-bisphosphate aldolase, with amino-acid sequence MPLVSGTEFLKAARKDGYGVGGFNTNNLEWTKAILEAAEAKKAPVLIQTSMGAAKYMGGYQVCYDLVKDLVDSMGITVPVALHLDHGEYEDALECIEVGYTSVMFDGSHLPFEENIEKAKDVVAKAHAKGVSVECEVGSIGGEEDGIIGSGELADIEECKQMVATGIDYLACGIGNIHGSYPDNWAGLAFDHLQAIADAVGDIPLVLHGGSGIPLDQIQKAISMGVSKINVNTEAQEVFAAATRKYIEEGKDLEGKGFDPRKLLAPGTKAITDLVEQRIEWFGSDNKA; translated from the coding sequence ATGCCATTAGTATCAGGAACAGAATTTCTTAAAGCAGCTCGCAAAGATGGTTACGGTGTTGGCGGATTCAACACAAACAACCTGGAGTGGACAAAAGCAATCCTTGAAGCTGCAGAAGCAAAAAAAGCACCAGTATTGATCCAAACTTCTATGGGAGCGGCTAAATACATGGGCGGCTATCAAGTATGTTACGACTTGGTAAAAGACTTAGTAGATTCAATGGGCATTACTGTACCTGTAGCGCTTCACTTAGACCATGGTGAATACGAAGATGCATTGGAATGTATCGAAGTTGGTTACACTTCTGTTATGTTCGACGGTTCTCACTTACCATTCGAAGAAAACATCGAGAAAGCAAAAGACGTTGTTGCTAAAGCTCACGCAAAAGGTGTTTCTGTAGAATGTGAAGTTGGTTCTATCGGTGGAGAAGAAGACGGAATCATCGGTTCCGGCGAATTAGCTGACATTGAAGAATGTAAACAAATGGTTGCAACTGGTATTGACTACTTAGCTTGCGGAATCGGTAACATCCACGGTTCATACCCAGACAACTGGGCTGGTCTTGCTTTCGATCATTTACAAGCAATTGCAGACGCTGTTGGCGATATTCCATTGGTACTACATGGTGGATCTGGTATTCCTTTGGATCAAATCCAAAAAGCAATCTCAATGGGTGTTTCTAAAATCAACGTAAATACTGAAGCGCAAGAAGTATTTGCTGCTGCAACTCGTAAATACATTGAAGAAGGAAAAGACCTTGAAGGAAAAGGCTTTGACCCTCGTAAATTATTAGCACCTGGTACGAAAGCAATCACTGATTTGGTTGAACAACGTATCGAATGGTTCGGTTCAGATAACAAAGCATAA
- a CDS encoding asparaginase encodes MKKILVLHTGGTISMSKDLEGGVILNEENPLMNQNELFQGEIEIIVEDIFNLPSPHMTLERMLQLKERILQGITEGVDGVVITHGTDTLEETAYFLDLTVPKEITVVVTGAMRSSNEIGSDGLYNFMSAVWTAASEDSKNKGVLVVMNDEIHMAKYVTKTHTTNVATFRTPTFGPIGMLTKGKTFFTKEVMPEEVCDIQAVQGNVFLIKAYAGMDDQIFNLINIEELDGLVIEALGAGNLPPAVLPGLQKILEKGVPVVLVSRCSNGIAEDIYAYEGGGVGLREHGVIFMKGLNGQKARIRLIVGVNTDKSPEDLRYYLES; translated from the coding sequence ATGAAGAAAATTCTGGTGTTGCATACTGGTGGAACGATTTCCATGTCAAAGGATTTAGAAGGCGGTGTGATTCTGAACGAAGAAAACCCGCTGATGAATCAAAATGAGCTGTTTCAAGGGGAGATAGAGATTATCGTTGAAGATATCTTTAATCTTCCTTCGCCTCATATGACATTAGAGCGAATGCTTCAATTGAAGGAACGTATTCTACAAGGGATTACAGAAGGAGTAGATGGAGTTGTCATTACTCATGGGACCGATACATTAGAAGAAACAGCCTATTTTCTTGATTTAACAGTTCCTAAGGAGATTACCGTTGTCGTGACAGGTGCAATGCGATCCAGCAATGAAATCGGTAGTGATGGGCTCTACAATTTTATGAGCGCCGTTTGGACGGCTGCTTCAGAGGATTCGAAAAATAAAGGAGTCCTTGTCGTAATGAATGATGAAATCCATATGGCAAAATATGTGACAAAGACACATACGACTAACGTTGCAACATTTCGAACACCGACATTTGGCCCCATAGGGATGCTAACAAAGGGCAAGACTTTCTTTACAAAAGAGGTTATGCCTGAGGAAGTCTGTGATATTCAAGCGGTACAAGGAAACGTTTTTTTAATTAAGGCCTATGCAGGGATGGATGACCAGATTTTCAATTTAATCAATATAGAAGAGCTTGATGGATTGGTTATTGAAGCTTTGGGAGCTGGAAATCTGCCGCCTGCAGTATTACCTGGCTTACAAAAAATTCTTGAAAAAGGTGTACCAGTTGTCCTTGTTTCAAGATGTTCAAATGGGATTGCAGAAGACATCTACGCTTATGAAGGCGGAGGTGTAGGACTTCGTGAGCATGGCGTGATCTTCATGAAAGGGTTGAATGGTCAGAAGGCACGTATTCGCCTAATTGTTGGAGTAAATACGGATAAATCACCGGAGGATTTACGGTATTATTTGGAAAGCTGA
- the rho gene encoding transcription termination factor Rho, translated as MSDYLTMAELENSTLKDIYAYAKQFKIPYYSQMNKKELSLAVIRAQAEKQGFFFMEGILDIVSQDGYGFLRPINYGPSAEDIYISTSQIRRFGLRNGDKVAGKARPPKESERYYGLMHVESVNGKDPEEAKQRPHFPALTPLYPEKQIVLETTPGRVSTRMIDIFSPVGFGQRGLIVAPPKAGKTSVLKEIANGITENHPEVELILLLIDERPEEVTDLERSVKGDVVSSTFDQQPQNHTRVAELVLDRAMRLVEDKRDVVILMDSITRLARAYNLVIPPSGRTLSGGIDPAAFYKPKRFFGAARNIEEGGSLTILATALVDTGSRMDDMIYEEFKGTGNMELHLSRELAERRIFPAIDIKKSGTRKEDLLMNSEQLEEIWKLRKNMKGDSLEYTEQLIKFLRKTKNNQDFFTAFHDVSFNKAAPKRNLKR; from the coding sequence ATGAGCGACTATTTGACGATGGCCGAGCTTGAAAACAGCACATTAAAAGATATCTACGCCTATGCAAAGCAATTTAAGATACCTTATTACAGTCAAATGAATAAAAAAGAGCTTTCTTTGGCAGTGATTCGTGCTCAGGCAGAAAAGCAAGGCTTCTTCTTCATGGAAGGGATTTTGGATATCGTTTCTCAGGATGGCTATGGCTTTTTGCGTCCTATCAACTATGGACCAAGTGCTGAAGATATCTATATTTCTACGTCTCAGATTCGTCGTTTTGGATTAAGAAATGGCGATAAGGTGGCAGGGAAAGCCAGACCACCGAAGGAATCAGAACGTTATTACGGCTTAATGCATGTAGAGAGTGTCAATGGAAAAGATCCGGAAGAAGCAAAGCAACGTCCACATTTTCCCGCGTTAACTCCGTTATATCCGGAAAAGCAAATAGTTTTAGAAACAACGCCTGGGAGAGTATCCACTCGGATGATCGACATCTTTTCACCAGTAGGATTCGGTCAACGTGGGTTAATTGTTGCGCCTCCGAAAGCTGGTAAGACAAGTGTTCTGAAGGAAATCGCTAATGGGATTACGGAAAATCATCCAGAGGTTGAGTTGATCCTATTGCTAATCGATGAACGACCGGAAGAGGTGACCGATTTAGAGCGTAGTGTAAAAGGGGATGTTGTATCGTCTACCTTTGATCAACAGCCGCAAAACCATACGCGTGTTGCTGAACTTGTTTTAGATCGTGCCATGCGTCTTGTCGAAGACAAACGAGATGTTGTTATTCTGATGGACAGCATTACTCGATTGGCGAGAGCGTATAACCTTGTTATACCACCAAGTGGGCGAACATTGAGTGGTGGGATCGATCCTGCTGCATTTTATAAACCAAAACGTTTCTTTGGAGCTGCTCGTAATATTGAAGAGGGCGGAAGCTTAACGATCCTTGCAACGGCACTTGTAGATACAGGAAGCCGAATGGACGATATGATCTATGAAGAGTTCAAGGGGACAGGGAATATGGAGCTTCATCTATCAAGAGAGCTGGCCGAGCGTCGTATTTTCCCTGCAATCGACATCAAGAAATCAGGTACGAGAAAAGAAGATTTGCTGATGAACAGCGAACAGCTTGAAGAAATCTGGAAGCTGAGAAAAAATATGAAAGGCGACTCTTTGGAATACACAGAGCAGCTGATCAAGTTCCTGCGAAAAACAAAGAACAACCAGGATTTTTTCACAGCATTTCATGATGTATCCTTCAATAAGGCAGCACCTAAAAGAAATTTAAAAAGATGA
- a CDS encoding Cof-type HAD-IIB family hydrolase produces the protein MKKLIAIDLDGTTLNVQSLISEKTEKTLQKAIAQGHYVSIATGRPYRLSHQFYRQLKLDTPMVNFNGGLVHIPEKTWENERASSVDREIVFDIISQKKALNLDFVAAENKETFFIDTFDHFDEKFFAAEATEKNLLNAQNLTTDPTSLMLCAPRELVGGISDTLMNQYGDHLDIRTWGGAMPILEVVSKGIQKAKGVAEVADYLNIKQKDIIAFGDEHNDEEMLEYAGWGVAMQNATDHIKSVANDITDQTNDEDGLADYLANYLSLN, from the coding sequence TTGAAAAAACTAATTGCGATCGATTTGGATGGAACAACCTTAAATGTCCAATCCTTGATTAGCGAAAAAACTGAAAAGACACTACAAAAAGCCATTGCCCAAGGGCATTATGTGAGTATTGCCACTGGTCGCCCTTATCGTTTGAGCCACCAGTTTTACCGCCAACTAAAGTTGGATACACCTATGGTCAATTTTAATGGTGGACTTGTACACATCCCTGAAAAAACTTGGGAAAATGAGCGTGCTTCGAGTGTAGACCGAGAGATCGTTTTCGATATCATCTCACAGAAAAAGGCCTTAAATCTTGATTTCGTTGCTGCTGAAAACAAAGAAACATTCTTTATCGACACGTTTGATCACTTTGATGAAAAATTCTTTGCGGCAGAGGCTACTGAGAAAAATCTGCTGAATGCTCAAAATCTGACAACCGACCCAACCTCTCTGATGCTTTGTGCACCACGAGAACTGGTTGGAGGAATTTCAGATACATTAATGAATCAATATGGTGATCACTTAGATATTCGTACATGGGGCGGTGCTATGCCAATTCTTGAGGTTGTTTCAAAAGGAATCCAAAAAGCCAAGGGCGTTGCTGAAGTTGCTGACTACCTGAATATCAAACAAAAAGATATCATCGCTTTTGGAGATGAGCATAATGATGAGGAGATGCTGGAATATGCTGGTTGGGGTGTTGCCATGCAAAATGCCACAGACCATATTAAAAGTGTCGCCAATGATATTACAGACCAAACCAATGACGAAGATGGATTAGCTGATTATCTGGCAAACTATTTGAGCTTGAACTAA
- a CDS encoding YajQ family cyclic di-GMP-binding protein, protein MAAKDASFDVVSEMDMEEVKNAMQIALKEIKNRFDFKDSLADIKLDNNRLVVIADDDYKVEQVKDVLFGKLVKRGVPIKNIQFSTSEKALGGAARQYGDLVSGIDKENAKKINVAIKNSGVKVKSQIQDDQIRVTGKNRDDLQKIIALLRELDLPIELQFNNYR, encoded by the coding sequence ATGGCCGCAAAGGATGCAAGTTTTGATGTTGTTTCTGAAATGGATATGGAGGAAGTAAAGAATGCGATGCAGATCGCTTTAAAGGAAATCAAAAATCGATTTGATTTTAAGGATTCTCTTGCCGATATCAAATTGGATAATAATCGTTTGGTTGTTATTGCAGATGATGACTACAAAGTGGAGCAAGTAAAAGATGTCCTGTTTGGCAAATTGGTCAAGCGAGGTGTTCCAATAAAAAATATTCAATTTTCGACGAGTGAAAAAGCTCTTGGTGGTGCTGCTCGTCAATATGGCGATTTAGTCAGTGGTATCGATAAAGAGAATGCAAAGAAAATCAATGTTGCCATCAAAAATTCTGGTGTGAAGGTTAAATCGCAAATCCAAGATGATCAGATCCGCGTTACTGGAAAAAATAGAGATGATTTGCAAAAAATCATTGCACTGTTAAGAGAGTTAGATTTACCGATAGAACTTCAATTTAATAACTACAGATAA
- a CDS encoding glycosyltransferase → MSVMLLIPSYEPQTKVISFVRKLSEQTRKNILIVDDGSGSDYQSTFKKLATSPSVSILSYSKNKGKGVALKTGFQKIVTDYPEVTAVVTADSDGQHSITDIERMIRAVEQADARTLVLGTRSFKRAETPGKSYWGNRISSIFFYFVTGTKCGDTQTGLRAIRRELLPELLGVEGERFEYEMNVLLKSRELAIRLEQLPIETIYEENNAHSHFRAIQDSYRIYKLLFRYLSSALLSLSVDFLVFLFLLSWLGESNEMTALATIIARLLSGIVNYTLARSWVFENKDWVYTTLWKYSLLFLVQMGLSSLGVLLLLSILPSALLSKLIVDSILFVLSFIVQNRVIFQKDKVSR, encoded by the coding sequence ATGTCAGTAATGCTCTTGATTCCTAGCTATGAACCACAGACAAAGGTCATTTCTTTTGTACGGAAGCTGAGTGAACAAACAAGAAAGAACATTCTGATTGTTGATGATGGAAGTGGCTCGGACTATCAATCTACTTTTAAGAAATTGGCCACATCCCCATCGGTCAGTATTCTTTCCTATTCCAAAAACAAAGGAAAAGGAGTTGCTTTGAAGACTGGTTTTCAAAAAATAGTGACAGATTATCCCGAAGTGACAGCTGTTGTTACTGCAGATTCTGATGGTCAACACAGTATTACCGATATTGAACGAATGATTCGTGCTGTGGAGCAAGCAGATGCACGGACGTTGGTACTTGGGACAAGGTCTTTTAAAAGAGCTGAAACACCTGGCAAAAGCTATTGGGGAAACAGGATTTCCTCCATTTTTTTCTATTTTGTTACAGGAACAAAATGTGGAGATACCCAAACTGGTTTGCGAGCAATTCGCCGAGAATTGTTACCGGAGCTTTTGGGTGTTGAAGGTGAGCGCTTTGAGTACGAGATGAATGTATTGCTAAAAAGCAGAGAATTGGCTATCCGATTGGAACAGCTTCCGATCGAAACAATTTATGAAGAAAACAATGCACATTCCCATTTCAGAGCTATCCAAGATTCTTATCGCATCTATAAGCTGCTATTTCGTTACTTGTCTTCAGCGCTGCTATCGCTAAGTGTAGATTTTCTCGTGTTTCTATTCTTGCTATCTTGGCTCGGCGAGTCAAATGAAATGACCGCTCTTGCGACAATCATTGCTCGTCTCCTATCAGGAATAGTAAATTATACGTTGGCTCGCAGTTGGGTATTTGAAAATAAGGATTGGGTGTACACGACACTCTGGAAGTATAGTCTCCTATTTCTCGTTCAAATGGGACTAAGCTCTCTCGGTGTTCTATTGTTGCTTAGTATTTTGCCTAGTGCTTTACTTAGCAAACTGATAGTAGACAGTATATTATTTGTTTTAAGTTTTATTGTTCAAAATCGAGTGATTTTTCAAAAGGATAAGGTGAGCCGATGA
- a CDS encoding RidA family protein — MIEKRNPQTIHPPLGAYVHQVELVGNIRWLTLSGQVGMTKSKELPENPEEQFKEALENIRKNLEAGNMGVQDLTKLVLYLVEPIDFDRRTQMLNDFLQGTEVCMTLLYVKALATPKIMVEIDAWAACEAID, encoded by the coding sequence ATGATAGAAAAAAGAAATCCACAAACGATCCATCCACCTTTAGGAGCCTATGTTCATCAAGTTGAATTAGTAGGGAATATTCGTTGGCTGACGCTATCAGGACAGGTTGGCATGACTAAATCAAAAGAGTTGCCGGAGAACCCAGAGGAACAATTTAAAGAAGCCTTAGAAAATATTAGAAAAAATCTGGAAGCTGGAAACATGGGGGTTCAGGATTTAACGAAGCTAGTCTTATATCTTGTTGAGCCGATTGATTTTGACCGAAGAACGCAGATGCTTAATGATTTTCTTCAAGGTACGGAGGTGTGTATGACTCTGTTGTATGTCAAGGCATTGGCGACACCTAAAATAATGGTAGAGATCGATGCATGGGCAGCCTGCGAAGCAATAGATTAG